The Euryarchaeota archaeon DNA segment CCATTCGGGCCGTTCGGCCAAGTTGCGACGTTCGATGGCGAGTACACGGTGAAGGTGACGGCATACAGGGACGGTTGAAGGCGAGGGACGCGGGGGACCGCGGGCGGCCGCTTGTGTCCGACCAGACTGGCGTCTTCCCCCGGCCTGATCAGCTTACCTTTTTTCCCAACCCGATCGCGCGGTAAACGACGCCCGTCCCTGAGAACATCACGGGGTCGAAAGTCCGTCGCCCGTCCACGACGATCGGCCTCTTCATGAGCGTCTTGAAATCCGCGGGACTGAGACGCTTGAACTCGTCCCACTCGGTCTGGATTATCACGCCGTCTTTTCCCTTGAGGGCGTCCCGGGCGTTCGTCGTGGAGAGGACGCGGCCTCCTGCAAGTTTCGCAAAGTTCGAGGTCCCCTGCGGGTCATAGACGGTGACGGCGGCGCCGGCTTTCTTGAGCGCCTTGTAGATGGGCAGGGCCCGCGTCTCCCGCACGTCATCCGTGTCGGGTTTGAAAGCGAGTCCGAGTATTGCCACGCGTTTGCCCTTGAGGGAACCGAGTTCCTGCTTGAGCATGGCGACGACGCGAACAGGCTGGACTTTGTTCTGTTCGAGGACGGCCTCGAGGATGAGGGATTTCGCCCCCTCCTTCTTCCCGAGCGCCGCGATGGCGCTCACGTCCTTCGGGAAGCAACTTCCCCCGAAGCCCGCGCCCGCCCGGAGGAACAGCGGCCCGATCCGAGCGTCGTAACCGACGCCGCGCATCACATCGTAGACGTCGATGCCCATCTTCTCGCACATGTTCGCCACCTCGTTCGAGAAGGCGATCTTCGTGGCGAGGAACGCGTTCGAGGCGTACTTGATCATCTCCGCCGACCGCTCATCGGTCGTTATCTTCGGGCAGTCGAACTTCGCGTAAAGGTCCCAGAGGCGGGCGGCCGCCTTCGGATCGCGGGTTCCTACGACGATGCGGTCCGGGTTCAAAGCGTCCTTTAGGGCGGAGCCCTCCTTCAGGAATTCGGGGTTCATCGCCACACCGAAGCCCTTGCCGGCTTCCTTGCCGGAGGCGCTCTCAAGCGCGGGGAGGACGACGGAATCCGTGGTCCCCGGAACGACCGTGCTCTTCACGGCCACGACATGGTGGTCGTTCTTCGTGCGTAGCGCCTCTCCGACTTGCGTGGACGCGTCCTTGATGAAAGTGAGGTCTATGGAGCCGTCCCGCTTCGAGGGTGTCCCTACGCAGAGGAACGTGATGTCGGTCTCGTCCACGGCCGACCTCAAGTCCGTGGTCGCGGTGATGAGCTTGCGGGCGACGAGCTCCGCGAGGGAATCGTCGACCCCGGGCTCGTGGAAAGGGGCCTTGCCCCTCGTGATGAGCGCGACTTTCTCAGGAAGCATATCGACGAGGGTGACGTTGTGCCCGTGGCGGGCGAGCAGTATCGCCTGGCAGGTTCCGACGTAGCCTGATCCGATGACGGAGACGTGCATCTGGCTTCCTCAAGGGGCCCGGGTCGGGCCGGTTCAGGGGCGCCAAGTGCGTTCCTCCTTAAAGGGCTTCCCCGAATTATCGAGTTTGCCGGATAAAGGGGGACAATGGATGCGCACTACCGGCCGGCCGGAGAGTCGGCCGCGATAGCCGCGGGCCGCCAAGGAGGACGGCCCCGCAGGGCCTGCCAGGAGTCGAGCACGAAGGGCGTCCAATGGGCCTGAAGCGCAACCCCTATGGCTAGGGCGACCCATCGGCGGCCCATGTTGAAGACTCCGGTGCCCCGGCCGGGCGCTTGGGATACGGCGGGCCCCGCTGCCTTCGTCGTATCGAACCGGGCCGCATTGACACGGCTTCTATCCAAATGCGACCTGACCCCGATGCTTCGGTTCGGCGACTCGCGCGACATGAGCGCCCTTGCCTCGGACAGCGTGCAACTCGTGGCCACGTCGCCGCCGTACCCGTACATCGAGAT contains these protein-coding regions:
- a CDS encoding UDP-glucose/GDP-mannose dehydrogenase family protein, giving the protein MHVSVIGSGYVGTCQAILLARHGHNVTLVDMLPEKVALITRGKAPFHEPGVDDSLAELVARKLITATTDLRSAVDETDITFLCVGTPSKRDGSIDLTFIKDASTQVGEALRTKNDHHVVAVKSTVVPGTTDSVVLPALESASGKEAGKGFGVAMNPEFLKEGSALKDALNPDRIVVGTRDPKAAARLWDLYAKFDCPKITTDERSAEMIKYASNAFLATKIAFSNEVANMCEKMGIDVYDVMRGVGYDARIGPLFLRAGAGFGGSCFPKDVSAIAALGKKEGAKSLILEAVLEQNKVQPVRVVAMLKQELGSLKGKRVAILGLAFKPDTDDVRETRALPIYKALKKAGAAVTVYDPQGTSNFAKLAGGRVLSTTNARDALKGKDGVIIQTEWDEFKRLSPADFKTLMKRPIVVDGRRTFDPVMFSGTGVVYRAIGLGKKVS